Proteins from a genomic interval of Aquipuribacter hungaricus:
- a CDS encoding PDDEXK nuclease domain-containing protein has protein sequence MEQQLEPVPEGYGDLLERLKERVRTSQVRAARAANTELLALYWSIGRDILQRQEHAGWGAKIVDRLARDLREEFPEQRGWSRRNLQYMRALAAAWPDGDFVHQAGAQLPWRHVTVLLDRLDDPALRDWYAGQAVEHGWSRNVLEHQITSGLHARAGAAPSNFPARLAAPDSELAQQLTRDPYLFDHLDLSARAGERDLEQALMDRLQGTLSAFGHGMAFVGRQVRFDVGDEVLVVDLLLFHVTQLRYVVVELKIGRFSPSYVGQLGTYVAVVDDRVRDHAVHAPTVGLLLCTSRDEQVVRYALASANAALAVATYETLSAEQRRQLPDLEGLQATLTDVVARAAREEAET, from the coding sequence GTGGAGCAGCAGCTGGAGCCTGTCCCGGAGGGCTACGGCGACCTGCTGGAGCGCCTGAAAGAGCGGGTGCGGACGTCCCAGGTCCGCGCCGCGCGGGCGGCGAACACCGAGCTGCTGGCCCTGTACTGGTCGATCGGACGGGACATCCTGCAGCGGCAGGAGCACGCCGGGTGGGGCGCCAAGATCGTGGACCGGCTGGCGCGGGACCTGCGTGAGGAGTTCCCCGAGCAGCGCGGCTGGTCGCGGCGGAACCTGCAGTACATGCGGGCCCTGGCGGCCGCGTGGCCGGACGGGGACTTTGTGCACCAGGCTGGTGCACAACTTCCCTGGCGCCACGTGACCGTCCTGCTGGACCGTCTGGACGACCCGGCGCTGCGTGACTGGTACGCCGGACAGGCGGTCGAGCATGGCTGGTCGCGCAACGTCCTCGAGCACCAGATCACCTCCGGGCTGCACGCCCGTGCAGGCGCGGCGCCGTCGAACTTCCCCGCCCGGCTGGCCGCCCCGGACTCCGAGCTCGCGCAGCAGCTGACCCGGGACCCGTACCTGTTCGACCACCTCGACCTGTCCGCCCGGGCCGGGGAGCGGGACCTGGAGCAGGCGCTGATGGACCGGCTGCAGGGGACCCTCTCGGCGTTCGGGCACGGCATGGCCTTCGTCGGGCGGCAGGTGCGGTTCGACGTCGGCGACGAGGTCCTGGTCGTGGACCTGCTGCTGTTCCACGTCACCCAGCTCAGGTACGTGGTCGTCGAGCTCAAGATCGGCCGGTTCTCCCCCTCCTACGTCGGCCAGCTCGGCACCTACGTCGCCGTCGTCGACGACCGGGTCCGCGACCACGCCGTCCACGCACCCACGGTGGGCCTGCTGCTGTGCACCAGCCGCGACGAGCAGGTCGTCCGCTACGCCCTGGCCAGCGCCAACGCCGCTCTGGCTGTCGCCACGTACGAGACGCTCAGCGCAGAGCAGCGACGCCAGCTGCCGGACCTCGAGGGCCTGCAGGCAACCCTCACCGACGTCGTCGCCCGCGCTGCGCGTGAGGAGGCCGAGACCTG